From the genome of Faecalibacterium prausnitzii:
GGCCTGAAGAGCGGCATCAAGCTGCGGCTGGACAATCCGGCCCAGCTGGGTGCAGAGCTTTTATGCGGTGCCGTTGCCGCGCTGGCCGAGACGCCCGGCCCGCTGGCCGTCATCTCCGCCGACACAGCTATCTCCATCATGGCCGTGAACGAGAAGCAGGAGCTTGTGGGCGGCGTCATCCTGCCCGGCCCGCAGCTGTCGCAGGCAGCGCTGGTCCAGAAGACCGCCCAGCTGCCCCAGATCGACCTTTCGGCACCGGCTTCGGCCTCCATTCTGGGCAAGAACACCGCTGCCTGCCTGCAAAACGGCTTCGTGCTGGGCACCGCCAGCCTGCTGGACGGACTGGCTGAGCGCTTCCGCGCCGAACTCGGTCCGGAGCTCAAATTCTACGCCACCGGCAATCTGCCCCGCACCATCCGCGAAGCCTGCCACACGGACATTCTTTACCGCGAGACCCTCATCACCGATGGCTTGTACCGCATCTGGCAGAAAAATCGGAAAGGGTAAATCTGCGGCGGGGCCGTGCTGTTCGAATCCTCCCGGCCGCAAATATCCTCCCGGCCGCAAATATCCTCCCGGCCGCAAATAAAAATCCCCAGCACACGAAAGTGTACTGGGGATTTTATGCGACCGGGAGGATTCGAACCTCTGGCCTTCCGGGTCGGAGCCGAACGCTCTATCCAGCTGAGCTACGATCGCACATCTTCTGAACGGATTCAGTATAAGGTAGTATAGCACAGCCGGGCAGAAATTGCAAATAGAAATCTTCGCCCTTGTCGGCCCAATTTCTGCATCCGAAGCATCCTTCTGAAAAATCATCGGGCGGCGCGTAAAAATTTCACCTCTGCTTTTTGGGTTTTCCGTCTTGCAAAAGCGCCGCCTGGCCTTATAATAGAGCTTGTGCCCCGGTGTGCGCGGGCACAGTTTCGGATCAGGAAAAGGAATCATCAAGTTATGAAGTCAAACACCAAATCGCTGACGGAAGGCCCTCTGGCCAAGCAGATCCTTCTGGTCAGCCTGCCGCTGGCACTGTCCAACCTGCTGCAGGTGCTGTTCAACATGTCGGACGTCGCGGTCGTGGGCCGGTTCGCCGGCTCCACGGCGCTGGGTGCAGTGGGCTCCACGAGCATCTTCGTCACCCTGTTCACCGGTTTTCTCATCGGCCTGAGCAACGGCATCAACGTGCTGGTGGCCCGCTTCTATGGGGCCAGGCACACCGATGACGTCCGCCGCACCGTTCACTCGGCGCTGGTGGTCAGCCTCATCGCCGGTGTGGTACTGCTGTTCGTAGGCCTGCTGGGCTCCCCCGCCCTGCTGCGGCTGCTGAACACCAAGGAAGACCTGCTGCCCGGTGCCATCCTCTATCTGCGGGTCTACTTCCTCGGTATGCCCGCACTGGCGCTCTATAACTTTGGCAACGCCATCTTCAGCGCCATCGGCGACACCAAAAAGCCGCTGTACTTCCTGAGCATCGCGGGTGTGCTGAACATCCTGCTCAACCTCTTCTTCGTCATCGTCTGCAAGCTGGATGTCATGGGCGTGGCGCTGGCCAGTGCCATTTCGCAATGCGTTTCCGCCGGGCTCATCCTCCACGCGCTGACTCAGGTGCAGGACTGCTACACCCTGCATTTCCGGGAAGCCCGGCTCGACCCGGCCATGACCCGAAGCATTCTGGCGCTGGGCCTGCCCGCCGGGTTCCAGAACGCCGTCTTCGCCATCGCCAACCTCTTCATTCAGGCGGGCGTCAACTCCTTCGACTCCCTCATGGTCAAGGGCAACTCCGCCGCCGCCAACGCCGACAACCTCATCTACGACTGCATGGCCGCCTTCTACATGGCCTGTGCCAGCTTCATGAGCCAGAACTACGGCGCAGGCAAGCCGGACCGCGTGAAGAAGAGCTACTTCATCGCGCTGGGCTATTCCTTTGGCGCGGGCCTGCTGCTGGGCGGCAGCCTGTTCGTGTTCGGCCGCGAGTTCCTGGCCCTCTTCACCACCGAGCCGGCCGTCATCGACGCTGGCATGAAGCGTGTGGGCGTCATGGGTCTGGCCTACTGCATCTCGGCCTTTATGGACTGCACCATCGCCGCCTCCCGCGGCCTGGGCAAGACCGTCGTGCCCACCGTCATCGTCATCCTGGGCTCCTGCGTCTTCCGCGTCATCTGGGTGTACACCATCTTTGCCCACTTCCACACCATCCCCTCGCTTTATCTGCTCTACCCCTGCTCCTGGACGCTGACCGCTCTGGCGGAGATCGTCTACTTCGTCCACTGCTACAAGCAGGCCATGAAGATCTTCCGGGAGCCGGTCCCTGCGTCGCTGTAAACCGTTCAGACATAAGAAAAGGCAGATGCCGTTCGATGCGGCATCTGCCTTTTTTGTGGTTCGTTATACCTTTACTTCTCCCGCCAGCACCCGCTGATAGTCCTCGTGTTTTCAAACCTGCTCTCTGTCCTCATTATAAACCGACCTTCTGCGCAGTGCAAGAAGTTTGGCACAACAAAAGCTCCCCGGAAACGAGGAGCTTTCGTTGGTTCTCTTATGCGTATTGGTGGTTCAGGAACATCGCCTTGATGAGGACGACCTCGTCGTATTCCTCCTGCTCGACCTGAACGTCGGCGTTCAGCGCCTTCAGGCGGGCCTTGACAGCCTCCAGCGCCTCCGGCACGGTGACGGCGCGGCCCTCTTCGATGGCGTCCATCATCTGCTTGAGGACGGTCGGGTGTGCGTAATAGCTCGGCACCGGGAACGCACCGTTCGGATAGCGCTTCACATAGTCCGCTGCGGCCTGCTCGGCCCGGTCGGCCCGCTTCATGATGGCGCTGTGGTTGTTGCGGGCGGTGGGCAGCATGTTGTAGCTGGAAAAGAGGAAGATGGCCGCAAAGCCGAACAGCGCAAAGTAGATGCCGTAATTGCCCACATGGTTCGTGATGGCATAGAGGCCGTAGGCTGCGGCCACAAGGCCGAACAGGAAGATGGCCAATGCGACATAGCGGTACACCGGCTTGCTCTGCAGCTGGGCGCGCTTGCGGCGCTCGGCGGCGCTCAGCTCATCCGAGATCTCCGGCTTGGCTTCCAGATACTCTTTTGCCCGGCGCAGCACCGTCAGGCTGTGCTCGGCGTCTTTCGTCAGCTCCGGCAGCTTGCGGGCGGCCTTTTCGGCCTCCTTCTTCTGCACGGTCTGCTCACCTGCCGCGCTCAGCCGCTTGATCTGCGGCTGCTCTTTGGCCAGAACGTCCAGCAGGGCGTCCACGTCCCGCTCATCCTTGAAGTTGCACTGCTTCTGCTTGCCGCCGTCGTACTCCACCACCAGATAGGCCATGGAGGCAAACATCCCTTTGCCGGTAAAGCCGCCCTGGCTCATGGCGACCCGCTTGAACGCGCGGGTGATGCTGCCGTAAGGCAGATAATAGCAGCGGTCGATGTAAAAGCTGTTGAGGTACAGCGCCTTTTTGCCGACGCCGCAGGGGCCGATCTTTTTGCAGGCTTTTTTGTCTGCTTCCAGCTCGGCAGCGCCGAGTTTTGCCAGACCCAGTTGTGCAGGTTTGAACAGCATAGTGTATCCCTCTTTTGCGTTTTGTTTGTACCCATTGTCCCACTGTCTTTCGCAAAATGCAAGAGTCTTTTCCACTCTTAGCCAAAAGCAAGACCGGCCGCTGGTGTGGGCAGCGGCCGGTCTTGAGATCACAGGGGGTTATGCCGCCTTGAATGGGTTATGCGGCTTTCTTCTCCGTGTGCTTCTTGGTAGCGTGGATAAACAGGGCCAGCATTGCAACGGCGAAGACGATACCCACAGGGTATGCGACCGCCGTATTGTAGATGGTGGCACCCTCAGCAGTCTTGCTGTTCAGCAGGCCGCCCAGGCACTCCGGAGCCAGCACGAAGTAGGTGCAGGACACGGCGCTCATGAAGGTAGCGGGCACAGCGGTGATCCAGTAGTTCTTCTTCTCCTTGAACAGGTACATGGAAGCAGCCCACAGGACGATCATGGCCAGCGTCTGGTTGGTCCAGCTGAAGTAACGCCAGATGACCGTGTAGTTGATGAAGCCCAGCGCGTTGCCGATGCCCAGGAAGGCGCCGACACCCAGAACGGGGACGCAGAGCTTCAGGCGGTTCCCGTAGCTGTCCTGATCCAGCTTCAGCCAGTCGGCCAGAGTCAGACGAGCGGAACGGAAGGCGGTATCACCAGAGGTGATGGGGCAGATGACGACGCCGATCATTGCCAGGGCAATGCCGATACCGCCCATGGTCTTGGAGCAGACGTCGTAGATGGCGGCGGACTGACCTTCGGCCAGAGCAGCGGCCAGACCGGTGTTCAGACCACCGGTGACTTCGTACAGAGAGCAGCCGGCAGCAGCCCAGATCAGAGCGATGATGCCTTCGCAGACCATTGCGCCGTAGAAGACGAAGTGGCCCTGCTTCTCACTCTTCATGCAGCGCGCCATCAGAGGCGACTGGGTGGAATGGAAGCCGGAAATAGCGCCGCAGGCGACCGTGATGAACATGAAGCTCCAGATCGGGGTGCCCGACGGGTGCATGCTGCCGAAGTGATCCCACAGTTCGGGGATGGTGTAGGCGGGGTTGGTGAAGATGCCAAAGATAACGCCCACTGCCATGATGATCAGGCAGATGCCGAAGACCGGGTAGATCTTGCCGATGATGGCATCAATGGAGATAAAGGTCGCGATGAAGTAATAGACCAGAATGATGATCAGCCAGAACAGGGTGGTGGTGAGCACACCGCTCATCCCGCTGTTCTTGCACAGGGTCACGATCAGGCCAGCAGGGCCGACTGCGAACACCGTGCCGACCATGATCAGCAGCACGACAGAGAACACACGCATGATGTTCTGCATCACAGGTCCCAGATACTTGCCGGTAACTTCTGCGATGGAAGCGCCTTCGTTGCGCTCGCTCATCATACCGGAGAAGTAGTCGTGGACGCCGCCTGCAAAGATGGTGCCGAAGGTGATCCACAGGAACACCACAGGGCCCCACAGAGCACCCTGCAGTGCACCAAAGATGGGGCCGAGGCCCGCAATGTTCAGCAGCTGGACGAGGAACAGCTTCCACTGCGGCATCACGACGTAGTCAACGCCATCGTTGATGCGCACAGCGGGAGTTTCACGGTCGTCCGGTCCAAACGTGTTGTCCACGATCTTGCCATAGACAAAATAGCCTATGATCAGGAGCGCCAGACAGAGTAAGAAACTAATCATACCAGAAACCTCCTTTTTCAGATCCACGCCCACGGCCCCATTCTGCCGTGCGTGGTCCATGTCTGGCTTCATGTTAACACATTTTTCATAACTCGAATAATATCTTTCCTGCATAGCCCTCATATCAAAAAGTATATGGTGGGGTTTCAGGCGTTTCTTTTGGCAAAGATTTTCAGCGTTTTCTCGGCAAATTTTCTTTTCCGAAAACGTTCTCTGTGCGATGTTGACCGACGAAAGTTGCGGCTCCCAAACTTTCCGCCTGTTTTTTGTGCAGTTTGACCACACCTGCAATTTTTGCGCGATTTTCAGTTCTTTTTTCGTGTTATTCAGCCGAGTTCCTCCCGTTGCAAACGAAGACCGGCCGTCCGGGGACTTCCCGGCGGCCGGTCTTCTGTGAATGGGCAAATATTAGAAGAGGAACTCAGGATCTCATCGGATCATGCGGCTTTCCTAACGCCAGCCTTTTTGGTGGCGTGGATAAACAGGGCCAGCATCGCAGCGGCAAAGAGGATACCCACGGGGTATGCGACCGCCGTATTGTAGATGGTCGCGCCTTCCGCAGTCTTGCTGTTCAGCAGGCCGCCCAGGCACTCCGGAGCCAGCACGAAGTAGGTGCAGGACACGGCGCTCATGAAGGTAGCGGGCACAGCGGTGATCCAGTAGTTCTTCTTTTCCTTGAAGAGGTACATGGAAGCGGCCCACAGAACGATCATGGCCAGCGTCTGGTTGGTCCAGCTGAAGTAACGCCAGATGACCGTGTAATTGATGAAGCCCAGCGCGTTGCCGATGCCCAGGAAAGCACCCACGCCCAGAACGGGGATGCAGAGCTTCAGGCGGTTCGCGTAGCCGTCCTGGTCGATCTTGAACCAGTCGGCCAGCGTCAGACGCGCGGAACGGAAGGCGGTATCACCAGAGGTGATGGGGCAGACGACGACGCCCACCATGGCCAGGGCAATGCCCACGCCGCCCATGGTCTTGGAGCAGACATCGTAGATGGCCTTGGACTGGCCCATGGCCAGCGCCTGTGCCAGACCGGTGTTCAGGCCGCCGGTGACTTCGTACAGAGAGCAGCCGGCTGCGGCCCAGATCAGAGCAATGATGCCTTCGCAGACCATGGCACCGTAGAAGACGAAGTGGCCCTGCTTCTCGCTCTTCATGCAGCGCGCCATCAGAGGCGACTGGGTGGAGTGGAAGCCGGAAATCGCGCCGCAGGCGACCGTGATGAACATGAAGCTCCAGATCGGGGTGCCCGACGGGTGCATGCTGCCGAAGTGATCCCAGATCTCCGGGATCGTATAGGCAGGGTTGGTGAAGATACCGAAGATGACGCCGATGGCCATGATGATGAGGCAGATGCCGAAGATGGGGTAGATCTTGCCGATGACCGCGTCAATGGAGATAAAGGTCGCGATGAAGTAATATACCAGGATGAGGATGAGCCAGAACAGCAGCGAAGTGAACACGCCGGATGCACCGCTCTGGCTGCACAGCTCCACGATCAGGCCCGCAGGGCCGACCGCAAACACCGTGCCCACCATGATGAGCAGGACCACGGAGAAGACGCGCATCACGTTCTGCATCACCGGGCCAAGGTATTTGCCGGTGATCTCGGCGATGGAAGCGCCGTCGTTGCGCTCGCTCATCATGCCGGAGAAGTAGTCATGGACACCGCCCGCAAAGATCGTGCCGAAGGTGATCCACAGGAAGACCACCGGCCCCCACAGAGCGCCCTGCATGGCGCCGAAGATGGGGCCGAGGCCCGCGATGTTCAGCAGCTGGACGAGGAACAATTTCCACTGCGGCATCACGACATAGTCCACGCCATCGTTGATGCGCACAGCCGGAGTTTCGCGGTCGTCCGGGCCGAAGGTGTTGTCTACGATCTTACCGTAGACGAAGTAGCCCACGATCAAGAGCGCCAGACAGAGCAAGAAACTGATCATACCAGAAACCTCCTTTTTTCGGTGCTGTCCGCGGCCCCATTCCGCCGCCGGGCAGCTCCCAATCTCTGGCTTCATGGTAACATATTTTTCATCATCTGCACAATATTTTTCCAGCATAGGGGTATATCGTATCCGATATACCTGCTAAGAATTTTTACCGTTGTCCGGTCCGTTTTTTGTCGAAAAGCCAGCAAAAAAGAAACGAAACCGAATTTTCGGTTTCGTTTCTTTGCCACATTTCTCTATTTTTATCAATTCCGGAGCCAAAACTTTAGCCGCTTCTTTGCCGGCGGCTTCTCATTTCATGGTCTGGGCCGCCTGTTTGTGGAGCAGATCGACAAACGCCTGTTCCTCCGCCCGCAGGCCACCCTTGTCCGGATAGACCAGGATATCCCGCATCTGCTGGCGCTGGGCCGGGCATTTCTTCAGCACCAGATGATACTGTTCCAGCGCCTTGCGGGGCATGGGTGACGCCCACATATACGCAGACGGGAGCCGCTGCAAGATCGAAAACTGGCTGCACCGCTCATACACATGGATACGCCGGGCTTGGTTCACATGCCAGCGCACACCGTCGCCGCCCTCCTCGCCGGGCAGCTGAAAGTCGTCGTGCCGGATCTCCATATACTGGTTCAGTTCGGTCAGGTCGCGCACCTCGTGCCGGGCCAGCGGGCCGTCCCGGTTGGTGAGCAGCTGATATTCGAAGTCCATCACCGGCTCCATCTTCAGCCCCCGCCGGGCGCAGTAGTGGGTGTAGTGTTCATCGTCCTCCACCGCATAGCGCAGCAGCGCCAGGTGATAGCCCCGCCGCAGCACGAAATCCAGCGCCTCCATCGAGCCGCCCTCCCGGATGTGGATGTGCACCCGCTCCAGATGCACCGCCTGTTCCAGATAATCCACCGCCGCATAGGACGCATAGGTCGCATGGGGCAGCATCACCCGCAGCTCCGCGCAGCGCTCCTGCTCTTCCTCGACGCTCCGGCTCAGGCGGTCCACATCTTCCAGCACCCGCTCGGCCTGCTCGATGAACCGCCGCCCCTGCTCGGTGGGGATCATGCCGGTGGAGGAGCGCTCAAAGATGCGGATGTGATACTCCTCTTCCAGATTTTTCAGCGCCTTGCTGATGTTGGGCTGGGCCGCATACAGCTGCTTTGCCGCAGCGCTCACCGACCCCCACTGCATGATGGCGACCAGATAGCGCAATTCTGTAATGTTCAAGCTCTTCTCTCCTTTTGGCGTCGTGTGGAACCATTTTGTCCTATTGTATCAGCCCCGGCGCCGGGCTGTCAAGTTGACGGCAGCGCATCGGGGCTTTATAATAAGAATACCACGTTCTCCCCTGCCGGGAGAACCATCTGTAAAACGAGAACATTGTATTTTTCGAGGAAGATCGTATGACATACCGCGTTTTGCGCATCGACGAGCAGCTGTACGGCTGCGAGGAGCTGCCGGAAGGGCAGCCCGTCTGCTGCGATGTCTTATTGGAGGACGAGACCGGTGAACGCCGGGTCATCGCCTATCCGGACGCTGAGCTGACCCGCCTTGGCATCGACGAGGGCGACACCGTC
Proteins encoded in this window:
- a CDS encoding carbon starvation protein A; translation: MISFLLCLALLIIGYFVYGKIVDNTFGPDDRETPAVRINDGVDYVVMPQWKLFLVQLLNIAGLGPIFGALQGALWGPVVFLWITFGTIFAGGVHDYFSGMMSERNEGASIAEVTGKYLGPVMQNIMRVFSVVLLIMVGTVFAVGPAGLIVTLCKNSGMSGVLTTTLFWLIIILVYYFIATFISIDAIIGKIYPVFGICLIIMAVGVIFGIFTNPAYTIPELWDHFGSMHPSGTPIWSFMFITVACGAISGFHSTQSPLMARCMKSEKQGHFVFYGAMVCEGIIALIWAAAGCSLYEVTGGLNTGLAAALAEGQSAAIYDVCSKTMGGIGIALAMIGVVICPITSGDTAFRSARLTLADWLKLDQDSYGNRLKLCVPVLGVGAFLGIGNALGFINYTVIWRYFSWTNQTLAMIVLWAASMYLFKEKKNYWITAVPATFMSAVSCTYFVLAPECLGGLLNSKTAEGATIYNTAVAYPVGIVFAVAMLALFIHATKKHTEKKAA
- a CDS encoding LysR family transcriptional regulator, which produces MNITELRYLVAIMQWGSVSAAAKQLYAAQPNISKALKNLEEEYHIRIFERSSTGMIPTEQGRRFIEQAERVLEDVDRLSRSVEEEQERCAELRVMLPHATYASYAAVDYLEQAVHLERVHIHIREGGSMEALDFVLRRGYHLALLRYAVEDDEHYTHYCARRGLKMEPVMDFEYQLLTNRDGPLARHEVRDLTELNQYMEIRHDDFQLPGEEGGDGVRWHVNQARRIHVYERCSQFSILQRLPSAYMWASPMPRKALEQYHLVLKKCPAQRQQMRDILVYPDKGGLRAEEQAFVDLLHKQAAQTMK
- a CDS encoding ATPase P — encoded protein: MLFKPAQLGLAKLGAAELEADKKACKKIGPCGVGKKALYLNSFYIDRCYYLPYGSITRAFKRVAMSQGGFTGKGMFASMAYLVVEYDGGKQKQCNFKDERDVDALLDVLAKEQPQIKRLSAAGEQTVQKKEAEKAARKLPELTKDAEHSLTVLRRAKEYLEAKPEISDELSAAERRKRAQLQSKPVYRYVALAIFLFGLVAAAYGLYAITNHVGNYGIYFALFGFAAIFLFSSYNMLPTARNNHSAIMKRADRAEQAAADYVKRYPNGAFPVPSYYAHPTVLKQMMDAIEEGRAVTVPEALEAVKARLKALNADVQVEQEEYDEVVLIKAMFLNHQYA
- a CDS encoding type III pantothenate kinase; the encoded protein is MILTVNIGNTHITIAGYEHDALQFSGRLHSDAAATIDEYAIALLNLLSLYRVQTERIEGGILGSVVPALTGRVLAALRMLCSARFLTVGPGLKSGIKLRLDNPAQLGAELLCGAVAALAETPGPLAVISADTAISIMAVNEKQELVGGVILPGPQLSQAALVQKTAQLPQIDLSAPASASILGKNTAACLQNGFVLGTASLLDGLAERFRAELGPELKFYATGNLPRTIREACHTDILYRETLITDGLYRIWQKNRKG
- a CDS encoding carbon starvation protein A, whose translation is MISFLLCLALLIVGYFVYGKIVDNTFGPDDRETPAVRINDGVDYVVMPQWKLFLVQLLNIAGLGPIFGAMQGALWGPVVFLWITFGTIFAGGVHDYFSGMMSERNDGASIAEITGKYLGPVMQNVMRVFSVVLLIMVGTVFAVGPAGLIVELCSQSGASGVFTSLLFWLILILVYYFIATFISIDAVIGKIYPIFGICLIIMAIGVIFGIFTNPAYTIPEIWDHFGSMHPSGTPIWSFMFITVACGAISGFHSTQSPLMARCMKSEKQGHFVFYGAMVCEGIIALIWAAAGCSLYEVTGGLNTGLAQALAMGQSKAIYDVCSKTMGGVGIALAMVGVVVCPITSGDTAFRSARLTLADWFKIDQDGYANRLKLCIPVLGVGAFLGIGNALGFINYTVIWRYFSWTNQTLAMIVLWAASMYLFKEKKNYWITAVPATFMSAVSCTYFVLAPECLGGLLNSKTAEGATIYNTAVAYPVGILFAAAMLALFIHATKKAGVRKAA
- a CDS encoding MATE family efflux transporter, giving the protein MKSNTKSLTEGPLAKQILLVSLPLALSNLLQVLFNMSDVAVVGRFAGSTALGAVGSTSIFVTLFTGFLIGLSNGINVLVARFYGARHTDDVRRTVHSALVVSLIAGVVLLFVGLLGSPALLRLLNTKEDLLPGAILYLRVYFLGMPALALYNFGNAIFSAIGDTKKPLYFLSIAGVLNILLNLFFVIVCKLDVMGVALASAISQCVSAGLILHALTQVQDCYTLHFREARLDPAMTRSILALGLPAGFQNAVFAIANLFIQAGVNSFDSLMVKGNSAAANADNLIYDCMAAFYMACASFMSQNYGAGKPDRVKKSYFIALGYSFGAGLLLGGSLFVFGREFLALFTTEPAVIDAGMKRVGVMGLAYCISAFMDCTIAASRGLGKTVVPTVIVILGSCVFRVIWVYTIFAHFHTIPSLYLLYPCSWTLTALAEIVYFVHCYKQAMKIFREPVPASL